A single genomic interval of Amycolatopsis albispora harbors:
- a CDS encoding TetR/AcrR family transcriptional regulator: MKDVLDRRGPNRGDQRRKALLGALDELLREDTFAAINVRDIAQRAEVTRSAFYFYFENKAIAVAALCDEMYQEAFTAGTALLSADGTPEERIRRTTAGLFDAWAKHRHVFRAMLDARDADQTVRELWDRDRESFVPQVATMIEQERAAGNAPDGPDAALLATVLLELNDRALERLSRGADVSADALMDTLVTVWLRTIYGRCA, encoded by the coding sequence ATGAAGGACGTACTGGACCGCCGCGGGCCCAACCGGGGTGACCAGCGCCGGAAGGCCCTGCTCGGCGCGCTCGACGAGCTGCTGCGCGAGGACACCTTCGCCGCGATCAACGTGCGTGACATCGCGCAGCGCGCCGAGGTCACGCGCTCGGCGTTCTACTTCTACTTCGAGAACAAGGCGATCGCCGTCGCCGCGTTGTGCGACGAGATGTACCAGGAGGCGTTCACCGCGGGCACCGCGCTGCTCTCCGCCGACGGCACCCCGGAGGAGCGCATCCGCCGCACCACGGCCGGGCTCTTCGACGCCTGGGCCAAGCACCGGCACGTCTTCCGCGCGATGCTCGACGCCAGGGACGCCGACCAGACCGTGCGCGAGCTCTGGGACCGCGACCGCGAATCCTTCGTGCCCCAGGTGGCGACCATGATCGAGCAGGAGCGCGCGGCGGGCAACGCGCCGGACGGGCCGGACGCCGCGCTGCTGGCCACCGTGCTGCTCGAACTCAACGACCGCGCGCTGGAACGCCTCTCGCGTGGCGCGGACGTGTCCGCCGACGCGCTGATGGACACGCTGGTCACGGTGTGGCTGCGGACGATCTACGGCAGGTGCGCATGA
- a CDS encoding flavin-containing monooxygenase, whose product MTTRRTCLIGAGLSGLCAGKMLSDYGVPYECFESSDRIGGNWAFGNPNGHSSAYRSLHIDSSKHRLSFMDFPIPGHYPDFPHHSQIKEYLESYAAAFSLKDNIRFETPVEHARRLPGGGWEIRTGDGETRHFDALVVANGHHWDPRLPEFPGEFTGESIHSHHYIDPGDPLEIQGKRVLVVGIGNSAADITVELSQRALGNTVVLSTRSGAWIVPKYIAGVPADRLIATSPHLPLSWQRRLARHGPRLLTGRPERFGLPTPNHHFLEAHPTQSQELPLRFGSGDVTAKPDISRLDGTRVRFADGTSAEFDVIIYATGYNITFPFFDPEFLSAPDNRLPLYKRMFKPGLDDLAFVGFAQATPTLFPFVECQARLLAAWLAGTYRLPGEQEMRRVIAEDERRFVAHFADRPRHTQQVDYFIYEHDIRTRELPAGRRRAEERTA is encoded by the coding sequence ATGACCACGCGGCGGACTTGCCTGATCGGGGCGGGACTGAGCGGGCTCTGCGCCGGGAAGATGCTGTCCGACTACGGTGTGCCGTACGAGTGCTTCGAGTCCTCCGACCGGATCGGCGGCAACTGGGCCTTCGGCAATCCGAACGGGCACTCGAGCGCGTACCGGTCGCTGCACATCGACTCGTCCAAGCACCGTCTGTCCTTCATGGACTTCCCGATCCCGGGGCACTACCCCGACTTCCCGCACCACTCGCAGATCAAGGAATACCTGGAAAGCTACGCGGCAGCGTTCTCGCTCAAGGACAACATCCGCTTCGAGACGCCGGTCGAGCACGCGCGGCGGCTTCCCGGCGGCGGCTGGGAGATCCGCACCGGCGACGGGGAAACCCGTCATTTCGACGCGCTGGTGGTGGCGAACGGCCACCACTGGGATCCGCGGCTGCCCGAATTTCCCGGCGAGTTCACCGGCGAGAGCATCCACTCGCACCACTACATCGATCCCGGGGACCCGTTGGAAATCCAGGGGAAACGGGTGCTCGTGGTCGGCATCGGCAACAGCGCCGCCGACATCACCGTCGAGCTTTCCCAGCGCGCGCTGGGAAACACCGTGGTGTTGTCCACTCGCTCCGGTGCCTGGATCGTGCCGAAGTACATCGCGGGTGTGCCCGCCGACCGGCTCATCGCCACCAGCCCGCACCTCCCGCTGTCCTGGCAGCGGCGGCTGGCGCGGCACGGCCCGCGCCTGCTCACCGGCCGCCCGGAACGCTTCGGCCTGCCCACGCCGAACCACCACTTCCTCGAAGCGCACCCCACCCAGTCGCAGGAACTCCCGCTGCGGTTCGGCTCCGGTGACGTCACCGCGAAACCCGACATCAGCCGGCTCGACGGCACCCGCGTGCGCTTCGCCGACGGCACGTCCGCCGAGTTCGACGTGATCATCTACGCGACCGGGTACAACATCACCTTCCCGTTCTTCGACCCCGAATTCCTCAGCGCGCCGGACAACCGGCTGCCGCTCTACAAGCGGATGTTCAAGCCAGGACTGGACGATCTCGCGTTTGTCGGTTTCGCGCAGGCGACGCCTACGCTGTTCCCGTTCGTGGAATGCCAGGCACGGCTGCTCGCGGCCTGGCTCGCCGGAACCTACCGCCTGCCCGGCGAGCAGGAGATGCGGCGGGTCATCGCCGAGGACGAACGCCGGTTCGTCGCGCACTTCGCCGACCGCCCGCGCCACACGCAGCAGGTCGACTACTTCATCTACGAGCACGACATCCGCACCAGGGAGCTACCGGCAGGCCGCCGGCGCGCGGAGGAAAGGACGGCATGA